A window of the Ammoniphilus oxalaticus genome harbors these coding sequences:
- a CDS encoding phosphatidylglycerophosphatase A family protein has protein sequence MRRQVHSKEVKAAALKRLMDRGVTIEDIAEVVYLMQAPYHVGLKIESCIESVNAVLEKREIQHALLVGTELDILAEKGILSEPLQSLVASDEGLFGCDETLALGSVFGYGSIAVTTFGHLDKQKVGIIKKLDTKRGSGVHTFLDDLVASIAASASSRMAHRLRDEEEAEREKNLKVDSDQGNEDQQAG, from the coding sequence ATGAGAAGACAGGTTCATAGCAAAGAAGTTAAAGCTGCTGCTTTAAAGAGATTAATGGATCGTGGAGTTACGATTGAAGATATAGCAGAGGTTGTCTATCTCATGCAAGCTCCCTATCACGTAGGACTTAAAATAGAGAGTTGTATTGAAAGTGTCAATGCAGTGTTAGAAAAGAGAGAAATCCAACATGCATTACTTGTTGGCACGGAACTTGATATTCTTGCTGAAAAAGGCATTTTATCTGAACCGCTGCAATCTCTCGTTGCTAGTGATGAAGGCTTGTTTGGCTGTGATGAGACATTGGCATTAGGTTCTGTGTTTGGATACGGCAGCATTGCTGTTACGACATTTGGTCATCTTGATAAGCAAAAGGTTGGTATTATAAAGAAACTAGATACGAAGCGAGGAAGCGGTGTCCATACTTTTTTGGACGATTTAGTGGCGAGTATCGCAGCTTCGGCTTCGAGTCGAATGGCGCATCGTTTGCGTGATGAGGAAGAAGCGGAACGAGAAAAGAATTTAAAGGTAGATTCGGATCAAGGAAATGAAGACCAACAAGCGGGATAG
- a CDS encoding DUF1885 family protein: MVSKSAYIKLVEASTVQEITLDDVKSKLDHYIEMTKKTGQQLAWSYGDVSFPYTLIEKEEGKGRWFYLKGNDPKLYKYIMFGVGTEEIETDGETKQQHYIQIALPDDSTHGDVGKANEFCKFLAKEFKGELHLFNQRIMYFYPRK; encoded by the coding sequence ATCGTGAGTAAAAGCGCATACATTAAATTAGTAGAAGCATCCACTGTCCAAGAGATTACGTTGGATGATGTAAAAAGCAAACTAGATCATTACATAGAGATGACCAAGAAAACCGGTCAGCAACTAGCATGGTCATACGGTGATGTATCTTTCCCCTATACGTTAATTGAAAAAGAAGAAGGAAAAGGGCGTTGGTTTTATCTTAAGGGTAATGACCCTAAATTGTACAAATACATCATGTTTGGCGTAGGAACTGAAGAAATAGAGACGGATGGAGAAACGAAGCAACAGCACTACATTCAAATTGCGCTTCCCGATGACAGCACACATGGAGACGTCGGTAAAGCGAATGAATTTTGCAAGTTTTTGGCAAAGGAATTCAAAGGTGAGCTCCATCTATTTAATCAGCGCATTATGTATTTCTATCCTCGGAAATAA
- the fabI gene encoding enoyl-ACP reductase FabI, which produces MNQLLTGKNYVIMGVANRRSIAWGIAQSLHKAGANLIFTYQGERLKSNVEELVDTLQPERKVLIPCDVTNDQDIQTAFQQIKEQVGAIHGLAHCIAFAKTEELEGEMVNTSREGYHLAQDISAYSLIAVSKAAKELMSDGGSIVTLTYLGGERVVPNYNVMGVAKAALDASVKYLSADLGKYKIRVNAISAGPIRTLAARGISDFNKILGSIEEKAPLRRTVDQAEVGDTALFLMSDLSRGITGETIHVDAGYHVLGY; this is translated from the coding sequence ATGAATCAACTTTTGACAGGGAAAAACTATGTCATTATGGGAGTAGCGAATAGACGCAGTATTGCGTGGGGAATTGCTCAATCGTTACATAAAGCGGGAGCCAACTTGATTTTTACTTATCAAGGAGAACGACTAAAAAGTAATGTCGAAGAATTAGTCGATACGCTGCAACCCGAAAGAAAGGTTTTGATCCCTTGTGATGTAACGAATGATCAGGACATCCAAACGGCTTTCCAGCAGATTAAAGAACAAGTCGGGGCCATTCATGGCTTAGCGCATTGTATTGCTTTCGCAAAAACGGAAGAACTAGAAGGAGAAATGGTAAATACATCTCGGGAAGGGTACCATCTGGCGCAAGATATTAGCGCCTACTCGTTAATAGCGGTCTCTAAAGCAGCGAAAGAGTTGATGAGCGACGGCGGAAGCATCGTGACGCTAACCTACCTTGGCGGAGAGAGAGTCGTCCCCAATTACAATGTAATGGGTGTTGCCAAAGCAGCCCTTGATGCGTCAGTCAAGTACTTGTCAGCTGACTTGGGTAAGTATAAAATTCGCGTCAATGCGATTTCCGCGGGACCAATTCGGACGCTTGCAGCTAGAGGAATTAGTGATTTTAACAAGATCCTCGGTAGTATTGAAGAAAAGGCGCCTTTGCGCAGAACAGTAGATCAAGCGGAAGTTGGGGATACGGCTTTATTTTTAATGAGTGATCTTTCGCGTGGGATTACGGGAGAGACGATCCACGTCGACGCGGGTTACCATGTGTTAGGATATTAA
- a CDS encoding PHP domain-containing protein, giving the protein MVDLHTHTTASDGTYSPEQSVKRAKQKGLQALAITDHDTVGGVREAIVAGQKWGVEIIPGIEISSVHEGQDIHVLGYFVDYEDTRFLNRLTELRNVRNKRNQMMIAKFNELGIKIDLEEVQQKSKMPGGSIGRPHFAEALIDKGIVATMKEAFDVYLGQTGKAYVNPPRLTPQEAIYLIKDAGGVPVLAHPGIYDNEELVEQLLRNGLVGIEVYHPDHRPEQEEYFAALAVKYSVIQTAGSDFHGERNGVIFHGDLGSKSTGYETVSQLQQASKEIRLNR; this is encoded by the coding sequence ATGGTTGACCTCCACACGCATACAACAGCTTCTGATGGGACGTATAGCCCGGAGCAGAGCGTTAAAAGAGCGAAGCAAAAGGGATTGCAAGCGTTAGCGATTACTGACCACGACACGGTTGGCGGGGTTCGCGAAGCGATTGTAGCTGGTCAAAAGTGGGGAGTTGAAATTATCCCTGGGATTGAGATTAGCTCAGTTCACGAAGGACAGGATATTCATGTGCTTGGTTACTTTGTGGACTATGAAGATACGCGCTTTTTGAATCGGCTCACGGAATTGAGAAATGTAAGAAATAAGCGAAATCAAATGATGATTGCTAAGTTTAACGAACTTGGCATTAAGATTGACTTAGAAGAAGTTCAGCAAAAGAGCAAGATGCCTGGAGGGAGTATTGGCCGTCCGCACTTTGCGGAAGCGCTTATAGATAAAGGAATCGTTGCAACAATGAAGGAAGCCTTTGATGTTTATCTTGGACAGACTGGAAAGGCTTACGTTAATCCGCCCCGACTCACTCCGCAGGAAGCTATTTATCTTATAAAAGATGCGGGAGGGGTTCCCGTTTTAGCTCATCCTGGCATATATGATAATGAGGAACTTGTGGAGCAGCTGCTTCGAAATGGGCTGGTCGGGATCGAGGTTTACCACCCCGATCATCGACCTGAACAAGAAGAATATTTTGCGGCGTTAGCTGTTAAATATAGCGTAATCCAAACGGCGGGTTCTGATTTTCACGGTGAACGGAATGGCGTAATTTTTCATGGGGACCTCGGGTCAAAATCAACGGGTTATGAAACAGTTAGCCAACTACAACAAGCTTCAAAAGAGATTCGGCTAAACAGGTGA